CCCTCCTCGGGGAGGTGCCCGGTCCACAGGGTGCCCCGGCCGGCTGCCAGCGGTACGCCGACCCGGCTCAGGAACTCCCGTGCGCCGGTGTCCGCCAGGCCGTCCGGGAGTTCGTCGGCGTCGGGCCGCCAGAACCCGGAGAACGGTGCGGCCAGCCAGTCGGCGGTGGGTGCGGCGGCCTCGGCGGGCAGCTCGCGCAGCGCCTCGGCGGTGAGCGGTTCGACGAACGGCTCGGTGGCCCAGCCGGGCGCCTCCTCGTCGACCGGGGCGAGCAGTTCGACGCGGAACACGCCGTCGGCCCCGGCCAGCACGAGGTCGCCGCCGCTGCGGAAACCCCCGGTGACCTCGAACGGGAACCGCGGCGCGGCCGGCCGCCCGGCGGCGCGCAGCCGGCCGTCGGACCAGCTCAACCGTTCTCCGGCGCTGTCCGCGGCGGCCACCGGCGGGGCGTCGGGTGTCTCGGCGGTCCGCCGGTACGGGCCGCCGAGCAGTCCGCCGTCGGCGTGGTCGAAGACGTACTCGGTGCGGGCCGGCACGATGCCGGCGTCGACGTCCTCGTCCGGCACGTCCAGGTCCCGGGTCACCACGACCGCCCGGCCGTCCAGCACTGCCGGACGGGCGGCCTCGACCGGGCCGGGAAGCGGACGGGTCGTCGCGGACCGGCCGGCCGGCAGCCAGCGGCCCCACACGGTGCGCCAGGGCAGCGGCGTTCCGGCCTCGGCGGCAGCCTCCGCCAGCCCGGCCGCGAGGGCGTCGGCGCCCTGGCAGACCAGGCGGTGGTGCAGCGCGGCCAGCCACTCGCCGTGCTCGGCGGGAGCGGGGCGCACCCCGAGCTGGTCGAGGTAGTGGACGTCCGCCGCGAGCGAGTTGTGCGGGACGCCGTCCGGCCAGGCGAGCGGCAGCGCGTCCACCAACTCCGCCCGCGGGGCCGCGGCGAGGAAATCGGGCCGGCCGATCAGCTCGGGCAGGTCCCGCGGGTCGAAGCTGCGCGCGGCCCGCGGGTCGGACGGGTCGACCGGATCGGCCGGCCGGTCCGCGGTCGGCGGCAGCTCCACCACGGCGGTCGACGACGGCCGGGTCACCCGCAGCGCGGCGTCCGCCTCCACCGCGGCCCAGCCCACCGGCCCGCGGTCGACGAGGTGCCGGACCACGTGCTCCAGGACGGCCTGCGGCGCCGCGGACCCCCGGAACTCGCCGGCCAGGTGGGCGTCCAGCAGCACCACACCGGTCGCGGGGGCCGCCCGGCGGACCAGCTCGCGGAAGCTGCCGCGCGGCCGGGCGTCCGCCGGGTCGACGCCGAGCGCCCGCAGCACGGACTCGGCCACCGCGTCGACGCTCCGGCCCGCGCAGTCGACGGTCACCACGCCGGGCAGCCCGGACAGCGTCTCCCGCAGCACGGAGCTCCGGCCCGCGCCGCGATCGCCGCGCAGCAGCAGGACCCGCCCGCGCGGCCCGTCGGCCGCCCACTCCCGCACGGTGCGCTCCGCCGCCGCGCGGTCCTCGGGATACGTGGTGTCGCCTGTCGTCGTCACAGCCGTCTTCCTCGGTGTCCGTCCTGCCCCTGGCGTCGTCAGAGCTGGCCGGCCTGCGCCATACGGGCCCAGATCGTCCCCAGCCGGTTGAGGTCCCGCTGTGCGTCCTCGGTCATGTTGCCCAGGCTCTCCGCGCTGTCGCCGTCACCGGTCTGCTCGCCCTTCCGGTAGCCCACACCGTAGTCGATCGGCACTCCGGGCAGCCGCTCCGAGATGTAGCGCGAGCAGCCCGCGTGGCCCGGCTTGTTGCCGCACGGCTCGCGTTCCGTGTACAGGCTGGCGATGGTGTAGTTCCCGGTGTTCTGCCGCTCGTTGAGCCGGTCGATCCAGCGGCCGAGGTGCGGTTCGGAGTGCTCGGGGCGGCGCTCCGCGCTGTTGGCCGGGATCGAACTGTCCACCACGTACCGCGTCTTCCCCTCGCTGTCGACCACCTCGATCACCGCGAAGTTCTTGCCCGAGAAGTCCGGCCTGTGGTCGCCGCGGCCCGGCCCGGCGGCGAGCGCGTACACGGCGTCCCGGTCGCCGAACCGGCCGTCGGCGACGAGGTGTTCGCGGACCAGGTGGGCCGGCGCCGGCGCGTCGGTGCCGGACGGCGGACCGGCCGTCCGGAAGTCCTGGCTCGCGTGGTACGCCACACCGCGCGAGATCTCGTCGGACTGCGCCGCACCGTCGTCCTTGTGCTTCTTGCGCTCCCGCGCCGTCATGTGGCTGCGGTCGACGCTGTCGTCGTTCACGTACGGGTCGGACACCCGCTCCGGGCTGGCACCGACGGCGTGCGCCTCGTGGAAGCCGAGGCTGAGCCGGCCCATCGCGGCCACGACGGCGCCCTGCTCACCGCGCGACAGGTCCGCGAAGCCGGGCAGGCGGTGGGTCAGCTCGTTCTTGTCGAAGCCCAGTTGCGGCGGGTTGCCGTGCGCCCGCTGCGCCGCCTCGTCCAGCACGCCGGCGAGCGTGCCGTCGTCGATGTGGCCTTCCAGGAACTGGTGCGCCACCTCCGTGTTGGTCTGGGTGACCTCGTTGGTGGTACGGGTGTTCTGCTGCGTCTTGTCCGGCAGCATGTCGTAGTGCTTCTGGTCGGCACCCTGCTGCTGGTCGTACTCGGCGGAGCCCTTCGAGCGGCGCTCGGCCCCTTCGTCCGACCCGCTGTCCGGGTCGTGGTCGGCGGCCTCCCCCTGCTCCGTCTTGGCCTTCTTCTTGGGCGGCCCGTCGGCGTGGTCGTCGGACTCCCCGTCGCCGTCCTCGCCGTGCTTCTGCTTGCCTGCGGGGTCGGCCGGGCGGCGGTCGGTGCCGGTGGAGTCGCCGCCGGGACGGGTGCCGGACTCCGAGGGGCGGTGATCGGAGTCGGCGGAGCGGTGGTCGGAGTCGGCGGGACGGTCGGACGGGATCGGCCGGCGGTCCGCGTCGAGGGGGATGGCGAAGACACCGTGGTCGCCGCTGTGGAGCGGCTTGTCGCTGCGGGCGCCGGTCTGATTGTCGAGGTAGACGATCTTGCCGTTGTGGTTGACGACGTTCCAGGCATGGGCGCGGCCGTTGGCGTCCTGGGTGACGATGACCGCCTGCGAACCGTGGCCCTCGCGGCGGAGGGTGTCCTCCAGCCGGTTGAACGCCTGGTCACCGTTGCCCATGTCCCGGAAGGGCGCACCGAGTTGGCGTTCGGCACGGTCACGGCCGCCGTGCTCGCCGTCCGGACTGCCGTCGTCGGTGCGGGCTGCCGCAGCCGTGGGGTTGCCGCTGTAGGTGTCGGCGCTGGACAGCGCCACGTCCAGGCAGTTGTTGTCGCGGCCGGGCTCGCGGTGCCCGTCACCGTTCACCGCCCCCGGCCAGTCCCCGTACGGGTCGGGGTGGCGCTGCGGGGTGCCGTCCGGCTCGCGCGGGATGCGCCGCTCCAGCTCCTGCTGGTGGTGCTCCTCGACCCGGGCCAGGCCGCCGGGCGTGTCGTACGGGCGGCTGTCGGAGAGCGGGCGCTCGTGCGGCGGGGTTTCGGTGCCGCTGTCGCCGTCGCCGTCGCCGTCCGGGCGGCTGTCGGTGTCCTCGGGCCGGTCCTGGCCGTCGGAGGGGTGCTTCCCGTCGGAGCCGGTGTGCTCGTCCGCGCGGCCGTCAGGGCCGTTCTCCGTAGCGTGGTTCTCCGGGCCGGGCTTCTCCGGGCCGTGGTTCTCCGTACCGTGGTTCTCCGGGCTGCGATCGGAGGCGGGGTGGTCCGGAGCCGGGCGGTCGGGGGCCGGACGCGGGTCGGCCGTGCGTGGGGTCTCCGAGCGCGGATCGGTGGCCCGCGGGTCCGGACGGGACGGGCGGGTGGTGTCCGTGCCGGGCGTCTGCGGGGGCGTACTCGGCCGGCTGCCGAGGCCGGTGGGCCGGTCCGTGTGGTCCGGCCGGCCCGTCGACTGGCCGGGGACGGTGGCAGGGCGCGTCGTCGACGGACCGTCACCGGAGGTGCCGGGGACGGGCCCGCCACGGTGCGGCGTGCTGCTGCCGGTCGGCGCGGCGGAGCCGGGCGTGCCGGTGCCCGGCACCGGGCCGGTGGCGAGCGGGCCGGTCGGCACCGGGCCGCCCGTGTTCTGGGCGGCCGGGCCGGGCTGGCCGACGGTGGAGTCGGGTCCGGCGGTCGGGGTACGGGTCGGCGGCGCGTCGGCGACGGCGGTCGACGCGGTCTCCACGGTGGCCTCGCGGTGCGGGCCGTCCGACGGGGACGGCTGCGAGGGGGTGGGTCGGGAGTGGTCCGGCCCCGAGGACGGAACGGCGGAGGACGGGACGTGCGGGATGCCGCCGGCCGGCACGGTCCGGCCGGCGCCGCCGCTGTGCGTGCCGGGGGCCGAGTCCGGGGCGGCGGTGCTGTCGGGTGTGCGGTGCTCGGGCGCGGGTGCGTGTGCGGGGCCGGAGCGGTCGTGCTGAGCGGGGATGTCCCCGCCAGGCCTGGTCGAGCCGCCGTCCGAGGCGTGCGCGGGAGCGTCCCCGCCACGCACCGGGCCGTAGGCGGGCGTGCCGTGGTCACCGGTGTGCGAGGGCGTCGCCGAGCTGTCGTCACCGCCCCGCACCGGACCGTAGGCCGGACCCGGACGGGAGTCGCCGGAGTGCGCCGGAGCGGGGGCCGAGTCGGGGGTGGAATGGGCCGGCGCCGGGCCGGGGCGCGAGTCGGGGGTGCCGTGCGACGGCGCGTCACCGCCACTGTGCGGAGACCCGGTGTGGGACGGCGCAGCATGGGACGGCGTGTCGGCGGACGGGCTGCCGGCGGACGGGGTGCCCGCGGACGACGCGGGTGCCGGAGCCGAGTCCGGCGTCGGGTGGCCGGAGACCGGACCAGGGCCCGGGCGGGTCGTGTCCGCAGCCGACCGCTCCGAAGGGCCGTCGCCACTGTGCGCCGGGCCGTCCGCACTCTCGTGGCGTGCGGGCGCAGGACCGTCGGAGGCGGGGGTCGGCCGACTGTCCGTGCCGGTGTGCGCCGGCGGCGCGTCCGCACCACGCCCGTCGCCCGCCGACGGCGTGGCACCGTCCGAGGCCGGAGTCGGCCGACTGTCCGTACCGGTATGCGCCGGAGACCCGGTATCTGCACCACGCCCGTCGCCCGCCGACGGCGTGGCACCGTCGGAGGCCGGGGTCGGCCGACCGTCCGTACCGGTATGCGCCGGAGATCCGGCGTCCGCACCTGTGGACGGCGTGTGCGTGGACGAGGGCGGCGGGGTCCCGTCGCCACCCGCCGGGGTGTGGTTCGCCGCGGGGGCCGGTGCGGGGTCCGAGGTCAGGCGGGTGCCGAACGGATCGGCCGGCGCCGAACTCCGCCCGTCACGGCCGTCGTTCGCGTGGGCGGTGGAGGAGCCGCCGTCGTTCCGTCCGCCCGATCCGGAGTCGCCCTGCGACCCCGACGAGGCCGACGAACCGGTGCCGGCGGACGAGCCGCTGCCGGACGAGGTGTTCCCGGACGAACCGCCGCCCGACGAGGCAGGAGACCCGGTCGAACCGGAGGAGCTCCCGGAACCGGAGGAGCCACTGCCCGAGTCCGACCCCGAGGAGCTTGACGTGCCCGACGATCCACCGGAGTTGGACTCCCCGGAGGAGCCCGAGTCCCCGCCGCGATCGGCGCCGGACCCGTTCTCGCCGCCGCCCTCGTGCCCGCCGCCGGAGTCACCGCCGTCGCCGTGTCCGGCCGCCCGATCCGCATGGTGCCGGGCCGCGCCGCCCGCCCGCGAGCCCAGTCCGTCGCGCAGCGACTCCCCGAACGTCTGCTTCCAGTTCTCCGCGGAGGACTTGCCTTCCTCCCAGCCCGTCTTCGCCGTCCGGCCCAGGTCGTAGCCGTCCTGCGCGCCGAATCCCTGGTTCACCGTCTGCGCGATCAGGTCCGAGATCATCGCCTGCACGGCAGAGACGATCGGGTCCTTCAACGTCTCCATGATCGCCTCGATCAGCGCATCACGGAGCTCCTTCAGCAACCGGCGGACGATCATCTTCGTCGCCTGTGTCGCCCCGAGCGCACCGAGCTCCGACAGGCCGAACGTGAACGGCGCCGCCGCCTGCGCCGCAATGATCTCCGCGGCCAGGATCACTATCTGCGCGATCACCGCGATCTTGCACGTGATCACGATCACCGCGGCGGCATCGAACGCCGCCGCGATCAACCGCGACGCCGTCGCCGCATCGGCGAGATAGCCGTCCCCACCCGTCGAGAACTTGTCGAACGCCTTCCCGAACGCATCGATCGAGTCGCCGCTGTTCGCCGACCGCACACTGTTCGCCGCCGACAACGCCTGATAGTTCAGCTCGTCGACCTGATCCGCGAAGTCGCGCCACACCTGGGCGCACTCGCGCAGCTTGTCCTCGTCCGCCTTCGGCCAGTCGAAGCCGAGCATCTCCAGGACCCACTCAAGGCCGTCCGGCAGCATCAGCGACACGAGTCAGTTCCCCCTAGCGGATTCCCGCGGCCGTCCGGGCGCGGGCAGAAGACGAACAGTCGGCTGTGAGCGGTGCGGGGCTTGTCACATCTGCGGGCGGCGCATGGTGTGGATCTCGTTACCCAGGGCGTCCGTGCGGCCGCCGAGGGTGTCCAGCCGGCCGGTGGTGTCGAGCTCGTTCGCCTGGTGGCTGTCGGCCATGGCCCCCAGCTTCTGGCCCATCTCGCCGAGCCGCTGCGCCAGCGAGTCCATGGACTCCTGCATGCCGTCGCGCAGACCCTCGTACACGATGCCGAACTTCTCGCCGAGGTCGTCGTCGCCCCATGGCGGCTCACTGCCGCCCTCCAGGGCCTCCAGACGGGACTTCAACTGGTCCGCGGCCTGCTGGAAGTCCTTGCCGACCGACTCGAGGTTCCGCCCCTGGGCGCGCAGATTGCCCTCGTCGACGATGATCTGCTGCTGTGCCACCGAAACGCCCCGTCCCCCGTACGACTGCGGCGATCCGCACCCCACCAACCACAGGACCGGACCGGGCCGCCCAACTACCCGTTAACCAAGTGATCCTACGACCGGACCCGGCCCCTCGGCACTACCGGCGGACGGTTCGCACGACCCCCACCTAAGCGGAATATGCCACTCCGATCGAGGCGGCCAGGCCCGACCCGTCACCGAAACCGGTTCGCGCACCGCCAGCCCGACTGCTAGAAACCGGGGATGACGAAGGAATCCCTGAACGACCTGGACCGCCTCCTCGCCGAACGGGCCTGCGAGCGGCTGCTCAACGACTTCCTGCACCGCCTCGACCTGGGCGAACCCTCCTCCGTCGCCGAGCTGTTCACCGCGGACGGCATCTGGGAGTGGCCCGCCGGCGAACGACGGATCGAGGGCCGCGACGCCCTGCGCGCCTACTTCGGCTCCAGGCCGGCCGACCGCCTGTCCCGCCGGATGTGCAGCAACATCGTCGTCGACGTCCACTCCCCCACCCGCGCCACCTCGATCTCCTACTTCGCGACCTACCGCGTCGACGGCTGGAGCGGGCAGATGCTTCCACCCCGCCTGCCCGCCAACCTCGGCCACTACGAGGACGTCTTCCGCCGGGAGAACGGCCGCTGGCTGCTCGCCTCCCGCACCCTCCACCTCGCCTTCGGCGGCCCCACCGAGCGGCTCGCCCCGACCGGAGACCCCGTCGACCGCGACTGACCGACCACCACAGCCAGTCAGGATCCCACTCACTGCGCGTACGACGATGCCGTCGGTCGGCGGTCATCGCGCACGCCCCGGCCGGCACGATGCCCCCTGGCACGCGGCGCCGGGCTGACGCCTGTACGCGGCCGGGCCCGGTGTCACTCGGGGCCGCTCCAGTCGAACGGGAAGTGCTTGCCGGACTTGCCGCTGCGGTTCCAGCTGAAGCCGAAGGCGTCGGCGTGGTCGATGTTGGCGCGGCCCCAGGTGGCGATCTGGACTGGTCCGACTTCGGCGCCGGGTCAGCGGGGGCGCTATTCGGGACTCTCCTCCCACAGGTCGAGCAGGGTCGGCGCGAAGTACTTCTGCTCCCAGAACCCGCCCTCGGCGGCCGCCGGATCGATCGTCCGGATCCAGCTCAGAACGTCCTCTTCCAGGTTCAGGGAGTCGTACACGCCGAGCAGGACGGGCACCAGCAGCACGGCCCGATGCAGCATCACGATCCGGAGGAACTGCGGCAGCCCACCGGCCACCAGGACGAGTTCGCGGTTCCAGTCCTCGCCGAACACTTCGCCGGTACGGCCGTCGAGCAGGATCGGCGAACCGAAGAACCGACCGAGCCCGGCCAGCAGACCGGGACGGCCGTCCGCCGGAGCCAGCCCACCGGTCGCGAGGTCGGAGGTCAGCAGTCCCGGATGATCCGTCACCGGCCAGCCCACCTCACCCAGGAACTCCCTGGTGGCACGGTGCTCGACCGCGGCCGGAAGCAGCTCGGGCGTCACCGGGCGGCATGCTCGGCGGCCGAACGCCCAGTCCTGTTCCAGCTCCTCCCGGGTGAGAGCCCCGTCGAAGGACACCTCCGGCCGGGGCCACCGCGCGCGGGCGCTGAGCGGATTCCGTACCCACCGCGCGGGGGCCTCGGCAGCCGGGCCATCAGGTCGTCGCGCACCGCCGCGCCGAACAGCCCGCACCGCCCCGTGAGCACCCACAACGTTCCGGCTGTCGGATCCGGGGGTTCGCACAGGGCGGCGAAGGTGACCGACTCGCCCATCCACGGCAGCGCGGGCACCGGGAGGTCCTTCCACCGGCGAAGGGCCACTCGCCGTTCACATGGCCGACGACGATCCCGGCGAGTGCCTGCTCCTGAGGAAGGATCCCGGTGTGCGGCTCCGTGCTCGGGCCACCGAGCGGCTCACCCGTCCTGGCGTCCCGGAGTTGCTCGTACACCGCGCCGTCGCTGTCCCAGGGCTCGCGCCGGGTGGCGAGGGTCGGACCGTCGGGCCCGTGCACCAGCAGGATCCTGTCCTGCTCGGTCTCCGCGGGCGGCCGCGGCGCGTACCCGCTCGGCCATCGCCAGTGCGACCACAGCGTCTGCCACGGCAGCCGCACCCAAGTCGCCACCTCGTCCGCCACGACGGTGAAACCCCGCCCCACCAGTGTGTGGTGCACCCCAGGACAGCCACTCCTCGTGGCTCGCTGGCGCCGCCGACCGCTCCAGCAACAGACAGTGCAGATCACCCGCGACCGTGCCCAGCGGCACACCCTCCGGGTACGCCAGCGCCAGGCCCAGACCGAGGCCGTACCACCCCGACTCCACCAGGAAGTCCAGGTCCGTCAGCCACTCCCCCAACTCCCCCGTCAACGCCGCGTGCACCGGCCGTGCGGCGCCCAGGTAGGCCGCCACGGTCTCGTCGGTCCCGGCGGCGTCGGACCGCAGTCCGACCAGGGCACGGTGAACCGCACGCTGCTGCACGTCGCTCAGCGGCAGCCGGGCCCGGACGGCCCGATGGGCCACCCGGTCCGCGAAGCGGACGGCATTGCCCTCAACCGTGATCTCGGGTCGGCGAGCCGCGAACTCCGTCAACTGCTCGACCGACACGAGCCGGCCCGTCAGGGCGACCGCGAACGCACGCCACACCTGCAGGCCGGAGCGCGGCAGTTCCAGAGCCGCCGCGGCGGTGAGCCAGAGCAACTCGTCCGGTGCCGCAGGGAGGTCGTGCCACGCGACTGCCTCCGGTCGGTCGTCGGCATCTGCGGGCGGGGCGATCGCCACGGGTCGCCCCACCAGTTCCGACACCGCCCGGCTGCCGCAGGACGTGATGCGCTTCGGCTCGTCCGAGCTCACCAGTGGACCGGCGAGCTCCACCCGTTCAAGCCGCAGGTGGACGCCCGCGCCGGCCTCGCCGGCCGCGCGGCCGGCTGTTGCAACGGCCGACTCGAGGCTCTGCCCGGCACAGTCGACGGCAACCGAAACAGCCTGGGGCGAGCCATCGTTCGTCACACAGCAATCCTATGCATCGGCACCGCCGCCCCTCCGAATGCTTGCACGAATCCACAGGACCTCGATGTTGTGCATGTACCAGCGGGTGTCGGTGTCCTGGCCCCCTCGGCCGTCTTTCCGGTGCGGAACCCGATTCCGTAACCCACTTCCACGCCGGATTCGAGGAAACAGCTGGCCGTGCACCGTCCGGAAACGTGCGTGGAGTTCGTCGTCCGGCTCGAAGTCGACGCATACGATGAATCCGGCCGTGACCATTCCCAAATCCATGACGGCCGGTTTCCACGAACAGGTTCCCCACGGCAGCAGTCGATCAGGTCTCGCACTGCCCGACCCAGCGCCGCTCGAGCAGGTACTTCGGCAGGTACGCGGACTCCACCCCACGGGCACACCACCGCCGACCGAAGGATTCTTCCTCTCCCGAGGCCCGAGCGGTCCCGCACCGGGGCCTCCATCCCGCGGCGCATGCGCAATGGCGGTGTGTCAGAGCAGACCGTCCCAATGCTGCTCGAGAATGACCGACCACCAGTTCTCAGGATCGCTGAAGGCCGTACCGTCGAGCGCCGCCACGGCGTGCTGGAGCTCGGCGGTGTGGCCTGCGGAATCTGCGGGACCGAGTCCTACCCGCTGCGGCCACGCGCGGCGCAACAGTTCGAGGCAGCCGGCGTACCGCTCGACACTCCGGTTGACATACAGCGCCCGACCGGATCGACGTCCTACCGCCCACACTTCACCGGTTCCAGGGGTGACGCAGATCTCGCGGCCATAGTCCGAGCCGATCCGGACGTAACCCCGGGCAGTGAATTCCTGCTCCACCTCAGCCGAGAGGACGTTGCCGTGCGCGATGAGATGGTCGACCAGCGGCGCGGTTCCCTCGGCCTCACCGGCAGGCTCGAAGAACGGCGGGAAGACCGCACCCAATGGGGCGGAGACATCGGTCGGCGCCGTGGAAACCGCCGCGTCGCTCTCCTGCACCGACGGCAGCGGCAGGCGGCGCGTCTCGACGTCGATCACGAAACCGCGCTGACGCCCCGACTCCACCAGATGCGTCCGCAGGGCCGCCATACCGCGCTGCCTGGACTCCACGCTCGCCCCGTACTCGGCGGAGTGCGAGACCTTGACCCGGGGCCACCAGCGAAGCACCCGGGCAGCGCAGTTGCCTCCCGGGACGTCGCAGACCTGGAGCTCGCCGTAGAGCTGGAGCACATCGCCCGCACGGATGCCGCGCTCTTCCAACCGCGCCCGCAACTGCCACTCCGGGTGCGGCAGGCCAGGGCCGCTGCGCGCGACCTCGGACATCTCCTCCCCCTGCGGCGTGAGGAACTTGACTGCTGCCGAATATCCCGGCCCGGTCCTGAGCACTGCCCTTCTCACTCTCTCCCCCGATTGTGTGCGATGCCGGAAGCGCGACGTTTACCCGTAAAGGGTGTACGAGCTCGCATCCTGGATCGCCTGAAGCCAGCACCATCCCCGTCCCTGCTCCGCGGCCGGCTCGGGGTCGATCCGGGTGAGCCCCTCATGGACGAAGGCTTCGAACTCCCCGCGCTCGTCGTCCTGTCGGCCTGCCGAGACCGAGAGCGCCCAGGAAGTCAGCGCCTGACAGGCGGCGAAGGCTGCCACGGAGGTGTTGACCAGCTCCGGCTCCCCGTCCTCCACCTGGACGACGTGACCCGTGGCATGCTCGACGCACAGCGGTGTGAACTCGTCGGCGGAGACGGCGATCACGGTGTATCCCGCGTCCGTGTCCTCGCTCTCCTCGCCCTGCTCGCCCTGCTCGGCCCAGTACTCCTCCAGCGTCCGGAGGGATTCGAGACACCCCAGCGTGTCCTGCCAGAAGACCGGGAAGCCCGGGAGTCCGACTTTGCACAGCATGCGTGCCACATCCGCCCGGTCGGCCAGCGGGCCGAGTCGCGCAGGGTCGGCGTACGCGATGCCACCCTGGTAGTAAAGGTGGAGATCAGCCGCGTCCAGCTCCGACTGCGCCCACCATCCGTGGTGCGGCAGCAGCTTCGGCTCGGTGTTCCAGGCGCTGTGTTCGACGCCAGCCGCCGACGTGAAGTCGACGACGGCAGCGCCGCTGTGGCCCGCGAGCAACACCCGGCCGCCCGGCAGTGGATACGCCTGCGCTCCCGGGAGCGGAGGGCACAGCGGATACACCTCCTCGCCCGGGACTCCCGGACGCGTCACCCGGGCCCGGAGCAGGCCCAGGTCGTCGTCGAACACCTCGACCGTGACCACCGAGCCATCACCGGTCGCGGTCGGCGCCGTGTCCGGAACGGCGGGTGCCTCGTCAAGTGCATCGCCGATCTGCTCACCACTGTCCAGCGCGTACCACCGGAAACGGGCGTCGTACGCAGATCGCAGGCAGACCTGATCGACCTCCGTCGCATCCGCCCCGGATCGCCGGCCCACGATCTCCACCGGCCCCGTCCAGCCCTGGCCGAACGCACGCGTGTCGAAGACCCCGAGCGGCCGCCACCGAACCCACTTCGCCCGCCAGGGAAGCGGCAGACCAAGCGCATCCAGCGCACCGACCAACGCGTGATCGCCCCACATCTGGGCTGCGAACCGCAACCGGGAAACCCACTCGGCAGGCCCGCACCGGGTGTCGGAGCGGTAGGCCCGCACCGCCTCGGCCACCACACCTCGACGCCTGTGCGCAGTTGCGTCGTCGGCGGCTCC
The nucleotide sequence above comes from Streptomyces sp. TLI_235. Encoded proteins:
- a CDS encoding SUKH-4 immunity protein of toxin-antitoxin system yields the protein MSFDGALTREELEQDWAFGRRACRPVTPELLPAAVEHRATREFLGEVGWPVTDHPGLLTSDLATGGLAPADGRPGLLAGLGRFFGSPILLDGRTGEVFGEDWNRELVLVAGGLPQFLRIVMLHRAVLLVPVLLGVYDSLNLEEDVLSWIRTIDPAAAEGGFWEQKYFAPTLLDLWEESPE
- a CDS encoding SnoaL-like protein, with the protein product MTKESLNDLDRLLAERACERLLNDFLHRLDLGEPSSVAELFTADGIWEWPAGERRIEGRDALRAYFGSRPADRLSRRMCSNIVVDVHSPTRATSISYFATYRVDGWSGQMLPPRLPANLGHYEDVFRRENGRWLLASRTLHLAFGGPTERLAPTGDPVDRD
- a CDS encoding nucleic acid/nucleotide deaminase of polymorphic system toxin, whose protein sequence is MSLMLPDGLEWVLEMLGFDWPKADEDKLRECAQVWRDFADQVDELNYQALSAANSVRSANSGDSIDAFGKAFDKFSTGGDGYLADAATASRLIAAAFDAAAVIVITCKIAVIAQIVILAAEIIAAQAAAPFTFGLSELGALGATQATKMIVRRLLKELRDALIEAIMETLKDPIVSAVQAMISDLIAQTVNQGFGAQDGYDLGRTAKTGWEEGKSSAENWKQTFGESLRDGLGSRAGGAARHHADRAAGHGDGGDSGGGHEGGGENGSGADRGGDSGSSGESNSGGSSGTSSSSGSDSGSGSSGSGSSSGSTGSPASSGGGSSGNTSSGSGSSAGTGSSASSGSQGDSGSGGRNDGGSSTAHANDGRDGRSSAPADPFGTRLTSDPAPAPAANHTPAGGDGTPPPSSTHTPSTGADAGSPAHTGTDGRPTPASDGATPSAGDGRGADTGSPAHTGTDSRPTPASDGATPSAGDGRGADAPPAHTGTDSRPTPASDGPAPARHESADGPAHSGDGPSERSAADTTRPGPGPVSGHPTPDSAPAPASSAGTPSAGSPSADTPSHAAPSHTGSPHSGGDAPSHGTPDSRPGPAPAHSTPDSAPAPAHSGDSRPGPAYGPVRGGDDSSATPSHTGDHGTPAYGPVRGGDAPAHASDGGSTRPGGDIPAQHDRSGPAHAPAPEHRTPDSTAAPDSAPGTHSGGAGRTVPAGGIPHVPSSAVPSSGPDHSRPTPSQPSPSDGPHREATVETASTAVADAPPTRTPTAGPDSTVGQPGPAAQNTGGPVPTGPLATGPVPGTGTPGSAAPTGSSTPHRGGPVPGTSGDGPSTTRPATVPGQSTGRPDHTDRPTGLGSRPSTPPQTPGTDTTRPSRPDPRATDPRSETPRTADPRPAPDRPAPDHPASDRSPENHGTENHGPEKPGPENHATENGPDGRADEHTGSDGKHPSDGQDRPEDTDSRPDGDGDGDSGTETPPHERPLSDSRPYDTPGGLARVEEHHQQELERRIPREPDGTPQRHPDPYGDWPGAVNGDGHREPGRDNNCLDVALSSADTYSGNPTAAAARTDDGSPDGEHGGRDRAERQLGAPFRDMGNGDQAFNRLEDTLRREGHGSQAVIVTQDANGRAHAWNVVNHNGKIVYLDNQTGARSDKPLHSGDHGVFAIPLDADRRPIPSDRPADSDHRSADSDHRPSESGTRPGGDSTGTDRRPADPAGKQKHGEDGDGESDDHADGPPKKKAKTEQGEAADHDPDSGSDEGAERRSKGSAEYDQQQGADQKHYDMLPDKTQQNTRTTNEVTQTNTEVAHQFLEGHIDDGTLAGVLDEAAQRAHGNPPQLGFDKNELTHRLPGFADLSRGEQGAVVAAMGRLSLGFHEAHAVGASPERVSDPYVNDDSVDRSHMTARERKKHKDDGAAQSDEISRGVAYHASQDFRTAGPPSGTDAPAPAHLVREHLVADGRFGDRDAVYALAAGPGRGDHRPDFSGKNFAVIEVVDSEGKTRYVVDSSIPANSAERRPEHSEPHLGRWIDRLNERQNTGNYTIASLYTEREPCGNKPGHAGCSRYISERLPGVPIDYGVGYRKGEQTGDGDSAESLGNMTEDAQRDLNRLGTIWARMAQAGQL
- a CDS encoding nucleic acid/nucleotide deaminase of polymorphic system toxin yields the protein MSEVARSGPGLPHPEWQLRARLEERGIRAGDVLQLYGELQVCDVPGGNCAARVLRWWPRVKVSHSAEYGASVESRQRGMAALRTHLVESGRQRGFVIDVETRRLPLPSVQESDAAVSTAPTDVSAPLGAVFPPFFEPAGEAEGTAPLVDHLIAHGNVLSAEVEQEFTARGYVRIGSDYGREICVTPGTGEVWAVGRRSGRALYVNRSVERYAGCLELLRRAWPQRVGLGPADSAGHTAELQHAVAALDGTAFSDPENWWSVILEQHWDGLL